In Desulfomonile tiedjei DSM 6799, a genomic segment contains:
- a CDS encoding polysaccharide deacetylase family protein, which produces MVFANMRKLCRELVLEPLEDRVVLDAYVDPVYQSDITVVDALAAVNHEPIAYAQSITLVENQVSQITLTGDDGDPDVVQSLTFFLDSVPANGALYLSQADAQNGTNPLGVGASLTTGVLWYKSALNNDMDTSFMFHVKDDGGTANGGDDTSASALVTVTVAPDNQSPDAGNFSVVVNEDTAIKVTGWNFTDAEGNQGQSIRITDLPDHGILFIDANDNNVVDPGEAIGSDQLNGRVTFTFDDGYLNNYINAFPIMEEYGVEGVSLVVTGDIGQNAEAMTWSQLQEMQAAGWEIGSHSMTHPMLTELTDSQLVYELSESKNLLVQHGLTGTSFAYPYGDFDPRVVEYVMDYYEGCREAWGNNGINETPGNPYAIYNRSVDNTTTPQEVIQWINDAVANNYWLVISFHHIVTGTPGPYQYNVNNFETIVSYVASHNIATPTISEVLNNDLAPISWADATTKLKYIGSQDYYGQDSFQYVVIDSAGSEGTMPVDAGTTTVTVNPVNDDPINDEPIANPQSITLTENQVTQITLTGDDGDPDVTQTLTFFLDSLPANGALYLSQADAQSGTNPLGVGASLSTGVLWYKSGLNADADTSFMFHVKDNGGTANGGDDTSASALVTVTVTPDNQSPDAGNFSTVVNEDTAVNVTGWNFTDAEGNQAQSIRITDLPDHGTLFIDANDNNVVDPGEAISLQPNEGRVTFTFDDGYLDTYTNAFRIMDTYDVEGVSLVVTGDIGDAWAMTWSQLQQMQAAGWEIGSHSMTHPMLTGLTDSQLVYELSESKNLLDQYGLTGTSFAYPYGDFDPRVAEFVSRYYEDCREAWGNNGINEIPGNPYAIYNRSVDNTTTPQEVIQWINDAVANNYWLVISFHRIVDGTANPYEYNVNNFETIVSYVASHNIATPTISEVVNNDLAPISWADATTKLKYIGDQEYSGSDSFQYVVIDSAGSEGKMPADAGTAIVTVIAVNDAPVNSIPGPQTVNGGTDLLFSTANGNAISISDADAGTEAVRVQLTATHGTLTLSGTSGLSFTAGDGTTDATMTFTGSMTSINAALNGMHFTPTSNYSGDATVQIVTNDLGNNPSGEMSDSDTVNITVVSTSGPPVAGDFAVSVNEDAVTTVSQWTFTDPNGDSAQSIRITDLPDHGTLFLDANTNNILDANEAVSLNQVISWADAKTSPKVKYVGSQNYNGQDSLAYVVIDSSGEEGVAPDGDGTGSITVTAVNDAPVNAVPVAQTMNANTSLIFSTANGNVISISDVDAGTDSVRVQLTATNGNLTLSGIGGLSFSAGDGTADATMTFTGSVASINAALNGMSFTPTSNYSGAATVQIVTNDLGHNPSGEMSDSDTVNITVVSTSGPPVAGDFAVSVNEDIVATVSQWTFTDPNGDSAQSIRITDLPDHGTLFLDANTNNILDANEAVSLNQVISWADAKTSPKVKYVGSQNYNGQDSLTYVVIDSSGEEGVAPAGDGTGSITVAAVNDAPVNAIPAAQTMNANTSLIFSTANGNVISISDVDAGTDSISVQLTATNGNLTLAGTSGLSFTAGDGTADATMTFTGSVASINAALNGMHFTPTSNYSGAASVQIVTNDLGHNPSGEMSDSDTVNITVVSAGGPPVADDFTLSVKEDTVVTVSKWTFTDPDGNSAQSIRITDLPDHGTLFLDANANNILDTSEAISLNQVISWTDAKTTPKVKYVGSQNYNGQDSLAYVVIDSSGQEGIPSAGDGTGTITVTAVNDAPVNAVPGSQSINEDTVLTFSAANGNAISISDVDAGTEPVRVTLTATRGKLTLSGTTGLTFSTGDGTADTTMTFTGSIDDINAALNGMNFTPNANYAGAATVKIVTNDLGNNPSGAKSDTDTIAVTVNAIDDAPVNSVPGTQTVSAGQTLVFNNVNGNRIRVSDVDAGANQIEVTLTAANGTLTLYSLTGLTFSAGDGTNDESMTFRGTVSSINAAINRLRFIPTIAGSASLSITTNDLGASGSGGPLTDTDSIQINVT; this is translated from the coding sequence ATGGTATTCGCCAACATGAGAAAACTGTGTCGAGAATTAGTGCTGGAGCCATTAGAAGACAGAGTTGTCCTCGACGCTTACGTGGATCCCGTCTATCAGTCAGACATTACTGTCGTTGATGCGTTGGCGGCGGTCAATCACGAACCGATTGCATATGCTCAGAGTATCACACTGGTGGAAAACCAGGTGAGTCAAATCACCTTGACGGGAGATGACGGTGATCCTGATGTGGTTCAGAGCTTGACATTCTTCCTCGATTCCGTCCCAGCCAATGGAGCGCTTTACCTGAGTCAGGCCGATGCCCAGAATGGGACGAATCCGCTCGGAGTAGGCGCTTCTCTTACCACGGGTGTTCTTTGGTACAAATCTGCTCTGAATAACGATATGGATACGTCGTTCATGTTTCATGTCAAAGATGATGGCGGAACAGCTAATGGCGGCGATGACACAAGCGCTTCTGCCCTTGTTACAGTAACCGTGGCACCGGACAATCAGTCACCTGACGCCGGGAATTTCAGTGTGGTTGTGAATGAAGATACTGCGATCAAGGTGACAGGGTGGAATTTCACTGATGCAGAGGGCAATCAGGGCCAATCCATCAGAATAACAGACCTGCCCGACCACGGCATTCTGTTTATTGATGCAAATGATAACAATGTCGTAGATCCTGGTGAGGCGATCGGTTCCGATCAGCTCAATGGAAGAGTGACGTTCACTTTTGACGATGGGTATCTGAATAATTATATCAACGCCTTTCCTATCATGGAAGAATATGGTGTTGAAGGGGTCTCGCTAGTCGTGACAGGTGACATCGGACAGAACGCCGAAGCCATGACCTGGAGTCAACTGCAGGAGATGCAGGCTGCCGGATGGGAAATTGGCAGCCACAGCATGACCCATCCGATGCTAACGGAACTCACGGACTCGCAGTTGGTTTACGAGTTGTCCGAATCGAAGAATTTACTGGTTCAGCACGGATTGACCGGAACAAGTTTTGCCTACCCCTATGGTGATTTCGACCCAAGAGTTGTCGAATACGTAATGGACTACTATGAAGGGTGTAGAGAGGCCTGGGGAAATAACGGGATCAATGAAACACCCGGGAACCCCTATGCAATTTACAACAGATCCGTTGACAATACGACGACTCCCCAGGAAGTGATTCAATGGATAAATGATGCTGTAGCGAACAATTATTGGCTGGTAATTTCGTTTCACCACATAGTTACTGGCACACCAGGCCCTTATCAATATAATGTCAACAACTTCGAGACCATTGTAAGTTACGTTGCCAGTCACAACATAGCTACTCCAACGATAAGTGAAGTCTTGAATAACGACTTGGCACCAATCAGTTGGGCTGATGCAACGACCAAATTGAAATATATCGGGAGTCAGGATTATTACGGACAGGATTCCTTTCAATATGTGGTGATCGATTCCGCCGGGTCGGAAGGCACAATGCCTGTCGATGCCGGAACAACTACGGTCACGGTTAATCCGGTGAACGACGATCCAATAAACGACGAGCCGATCGCCAATCCTCAAAGTATTACATTGACCGAAAACCAGGTGACTCAGATCACTCTTACCGGAGACGACGGTGATCCCGACGTAACCCAGACTTTGACGTTCTTCCTTGATTCCCTGCCGGCCAATGGAGCGCTTTATCTGAGTCAAGCCGATGCTCAGAGTGGGACCAATCCGCTTGGAGTAGGGGCCTCTCTTTCCACAGGCGTTCTTTGGTACAAATCAGGGTTGAATGCGGACGCGGATACGTCGTTCATGTTTCATGTCAAAGATAATGGCGGAACCGCTAATGGTGGCGATGATACGAGCGCTTCCGCACTTGTGACAGTTACCGTAACACCGGACAATCAGTCGCCTGATGCGGGGAATTTCAGCACAGTTGTGAACGAAGACACAGCAGTGAACGTTACGGGTTGGAACTTCACCGATGCTGAAGGCAATCAGGCCCAGTCCATCAGAATAACGGACCTTCCGGACCACGGTACTTTATTCATTGATGCAAATGATAATAATGTGGTCGATCCCGGAGAAGCAATCAGTCTTCAGCCCAATGAAGGAAGAGTAACCTTTACCTTTGACGACGGATACCTGGACACGTATACAAACGCCTTCCGCATTATGGATACATACGACGTTGAAGGCGTATCGTTAGTCGTAACAGGTGATATCGGAGACGCGTGGGCAATGACCTGGAGCCAGCTCCAGCAAATGCAAGCTGCCGGTTGGGAGATCGGCAGCCACAGCATGACTCATCCGATGCTTACCGGACTGACGGATTCCCAGTTGGTATACGAGCTTTCTGAATCAAAGAACTTGTTGGATCAGTATGGTCTGACCGGAACGAGTTTCGCGTACCCCTATGGTGATTTCGATCCGAGAGTCGCCGAATTCGTAAGTCGCTATTACGAGGATTGTCGAGAGGCCTGGGGGAATAACGGCATTAATGAAATTCCCGGTAATCCGTATGCGATTTACAATAGATCCGTAGACAACACGACAACTCCCCAGGAAGTGATTCAGTGGATAAATGACGCTGTGGCAAACAATTACTGGTTGGTAATCTCATTCCACAGGATTGTGGACGGAACAGCGAACCCTTATGAATATAATGTCAACAATTTTGAGACCATTGTGAGTTACGTTGCCAGTCACAATATTGCTACTCCAACGATAAGTGAAGTAGTGAATAACGACTTGGCTCCAATCAGTTGGGCCGATGCAACGACTAAGCTCAAATATATCGGTGATCAGGAATATAGCGGCTCTGATTCTTTCCAATATGTAGTGATCGATTCGGCAGGCTCCGAGGGAAAAATGCCTGCTGATGCGGGAACAGCCATAGTCACTGTAATTGCCGTGAACGATGCACCCGTAAACTCTATACCAGGCCCTCAGACCGTGAATGGAGGTACCGATCTGTTATTCAGTACTGCAAACGGGAATGCAATTTCCATTTCTGATGCCGATGCGGGTACCGAAGCAGTCAGAGTGCAGTTGACCGCTACACACGGCACCTTGACGCTTAGCGGAACCAGCGGTTTGAGCTTCACCGCAGGTGACGGAACCACTGACGCAACCATGACCTTTACCGGAAGCATGACCAGTATCAATGCTGCTCTCAACGGCATGCACTTCACGCCTACTTCCAACTACAGCGGTGATGCAACGGTGCAAATCGTCACGAACGATCTGGGAAATAATCCATCAGGTGAAATGTCCGACAGTGACACAGTAAACATTACCGTCGTGAGTACCAGCGGTCCTCCGGTGGCCGGTGATTTTGCGGTGTCCGTAAATGAGGATGCAGTCACTACCGTATCGCAATGGACTTTCACCGATCCGAATGGCGACTCTGCACAATCAATAAGAATAACGGATCTTCCGGATCACGGCACGCTGTTCCTGGACGCCAACACCAACAATATCCTTGATGCAAACGAAGCAGTGTCTCTCAATCAGGTGATAAGCTGGGCGGATGCCAAGACCTCCCCCAAAGTGAAGTATGTGGGGAGCCAGAACTACAACGGTCAAGATTCTTTGGCGTACGTTGTGATTGATTCCAGCGGAGAGGAAGGGGTTGCTCCGGATGGTGACGGAACGGGCAGCATTACGGTGACCGCGGTGAACGATGCCCCTGTGAATGCTGTGCCTGTAGCGCAGACGATGAATGCGAATACGTCTCTGATCTTCAGTACGGCAAACGGGAATGTAATCTCCATTTCCGACGTGGATGCTGGAACCGATTCGGTCAGGGTTCAACTGACGGCCACAAACGGGAATTTGACGCTTAGCGGAATCGGTGGTCTGAGCTTCAGCGCAGGTGACGGAACCGCTGACGCAACCATGACCTTTACCGGAAGCGTGGCCAGCATTAATGCAGCTCTCAATGGTATGAGCTTTACGCCCACTTCCAATTACAGCGGCGCAGCAACCGTGCAGATCGTAACAAACGACCTGGGACACAATCCATCAGGTGAAATGTCCGACAGTGACACAGTAAACATTACCGTCGTGAGTACCAGCGGTCCTCCGGTGGCCGGTGATTTTGCGGTGTCCGTAAATGAGGATATAGTCGCTACCGTATCGCAATGGACTTTCACCGACCCGAATGGCGACTCTGCACAGTCCATACGAATAACGGATCTTCCGGATCATGGCACGCTGTTCCTGGACGCCAATACTAACAATATCCTCGATGCCAACGAAGCAGTGTCTCTCAATCAGGTGATAAGTTGGGCGGATGCCAAAACTTCCCCCAAAGTGAAGTATGTGGGGAGCCAGAACTACAACGGTCAAGATTCTCTAACGTACGTTGTGATTGATTCCAGCGGAGAGGAAGGGGTTGCTCCTGCAGGTGACGGAACGGGCAGCATTACGGTGGCCGCTGTGAACGATGCACCGGTGAACGCAATACCCGCCGCACAGACGATGAATGCGAATACGTCTCTGATCTTCAGTACGGCAAACGGGAATGTAATCTCCATTTCCGACGTGGATGCTGGAACCGATTCGATCAGCGTTCAACTGACTGCTACAAACGGGAATTTGACCCTTGCCGGAACCAGCGGTCTGAGCTTCACCGCAGGTGACGGAACTGCTGACGCAACCATGACTTTTACCGGCAGCGTAGCCAGCATTAATGCAGCTCTCAATGGCATGCACTTCACGCCGACTTCCAATTACAGCGGCGCAGCATCCGTGCAGATCGTGACGAACGACCTGGGACACAATCCATCGGGTGAAATGTCCGACAGTGACACGGTAAACATCACGGTAGTTTCTGCCGGTGGACCACCGGTTGCGGATGATTTCACGCTCAGCGTGAAGGAGGATACGGTTGTCACAGTATCGAAATGGACTTTTACCGATCCTGATGGCAACTCGGCTCAATCCATACGAATAACGGATCTTCCGGATCATGGTACGCTGTTCCTGGATGCCAACGCAAACAATATCCTGGATACTAGCGAAGCGATATCTCTCAATCAGGTGATAAGCTGGACGGATGCCAAGACTACTCCTAAAGTGAAATATGTGGGAAGCCAGAATTACAACGGTCAAGATTCTCTGGCGTATGTTGTGATTGATTCCAGTGGACAGGAAGGGATTCCTTCGGCTGGTGATGGAACGGGGACAATCACGGTGACTGCCGTGAATGATGCTCCGGTAAACGCAGTTCCTGGCTCTCAGAGCATCAATGAAGACACTGTTCTTACATTCAGCGCAGCAAACGGCAACGCTATCTCAATATCCGACGTGGATGCAGGAACCGAACCCGTCAGAGTGACGTTGACCGCGACACGAGGGAAACTGACGCTTAGCGGAACCACTGGCCTGACGTTCAGTACAGGTGACGGTACCGCAGATACGACTATGACCTTTACCGGAAGCATAGATGACATCAATGCAGCTCTCAACGGCATGAACTTCACGCCAAACGCAAATTACGCCGGTGCTGCAACCGTGAAGATCGTCACGAACGATCTGGGGAATAATCCATCGGGCGCGAAGTCTGACACGGATACGATCGCTGTCACCGTAAACGCTATCGATGACGCTCCGGTCAACTCAGTACCAGGCACACAGACGGTTTCGGCCGGACAAACTCTTGTGTTCAACAACGTCAATGGAAACAGGATAAGGGTTTCCGATGTAGACGCGGGAGCTAATCAGATCGAGGTAACGCTCACGGCGGCCAACGGAACCTTGACCCTTTACAGCTTGACGGGTTTGACCTTCAGTGCGGGAGACGGGACAAACGATGAGAGCATGACATTCCGTGGGACAGTCAGCAGCATTAACGCTGCGATCAACAGACTCCGGTTCATTCCGACTATTGCCGGCTCTGCGAGCCTCAGCATTACTACAAACGATCTCGGAGCATCGGGCTCGGGAGGTCCGTTGACGGACACCGACAGTATCCAGATTAACGTTACCTGA
- a CDS encoding IS110 family transposase, whose product MHEEVFVGIDISKDQLDAHVLPKGMHTTVKNDTQGIDSLIEILHAETPMVIVMEATGGYEITVAAQLGLAGLPIAVVNPGQVRDFAKGIGKLAKTDAIDAYVLARFAQTVRPIPKPLPTEDEKQIKELVTRRKQLVDLRASEKNRLHRARSNRVQRSIQTVIAALDKEIEDIDKDVDDLIRKSPLWRETEELLRTFKGVGPITARVLMAKLPELGHVSRHEISRLVGLAPLNKDSGKKKGKREISGGRADVRSTLYMAAVAAITSNVVIKPFYQRLIEAGKPFKVAITACMRKMIVILNAMLKKKQPFQVVFP is encoded by the coding sequence ATGCATGAAGAAGTTTTTGTTGGCATAGATATCTCTAAAGATCAGTTGGATGCGCATGTGCTGCCAAAAGGCATGCACACCACCGTCAAGAATGACACTCAAGGCATCGACTCGCTGATTGAGATCCTCCACGCAGAGACCCCCATGGTAATCGTGATGGAAGCCACCGGAGGCTACGAGATAACCGTTGCGGCCCAGTTAGGTCTCGCCGGCCTGCCGATCGCTGTCGTCAACCCTGGTCAGGTGCGGGACTTTGCTAAAGGCATCGGAAAACTCGCCAAGACAGACGCCATCGATGCTTATGTGCTGGCACGCTTTGCCCAAACGGTTAGGCCCATACCGAAGCCGCTGCCAACGGAGGACGAAAAGCAAATCAAGGAACTCGTAACACGTCGAAAGCAGCTTGTTGATTTGCGTGCATCAGAAAAGAATCGCCTCCATCGAGCCCGTTCCAATCGCGTGCAGCGCAGCATTCAAACGGTCATAGCAGCCCTAGATAAGGAAATCGAAGACATCGATAAAGATGTCGATGACCTTATCAGGAAATCGCCTCTGTGGCGTGAAACAGAGGAACTCCTCCGAACCTTCAAAGGCGTGGGCCCCATAACTGCCAGAGTGCTCATGGCAAAACTGCCCGAACTGGGACATGTCAGCCGTCATGAAATCAGTCGCCTCGTCGGCCTGGCGCCTCTCAACAAAGACAGCGGAAAGAAGAAAGGCAAGCGCGAGATTTCGGGTGGACGGGCGGATGTACGCTCAACCCTGTATATGGCTGCAGTCGCGGCCATAACGTCCAATGTAGTCATCAAGCCTTTCTATCAACGCCTCATTGAGGCTGGAAAACCTTTCAAGGTTGCCATCACGGCTTGTATGCGTAAGATGATCGTCATCCTAAACGCAATGCTCAAGAAAAAACAGCCTTTCCAGGTAGTTTTTCCTTGA
- a CDS encoding class I SAM-dependent rRNA methyltransferase, with translation MITLKKNHDRRIRRGHLWVFSNEIANPPISQLEAGSLHELTDVSGEFLGMVYANPNSLIAARIVSRKKETIDTDFFRKRISAALEFRKPIASLRDAYRVVFAESDFLPGLIVDRYGPFLSVQSLTAGIDALLDQIVEALIHVLAPEGIFLRNDSPMRLLEGLSQEKRLAYGDVPETTIIHSGTLRFVVDIQNGQKTGYFLDQEANRTLVSQNTFPGAKVLDLFSYTGAWGLHAAANGAETVTAVDNSRPALDIALKTAELNGMSAKFQAVREPVIDFLKKTSETWDMIVLDPPAFIKGKSHLKEGLKGYIDVNRRSLNKLNAGGILVTCSCSHHLDQQSFEDALLAASRQSGKELRILNVAGQGPDHPFLLTMPETRYLKVIVARAV, from the coding sequence ATGATTACTCTCAAAAAAAACCACGATAGACGAATACGGCGGGGCCATCTCTGGGTCTTCTCAAATGAGATTGCCAATCCCCCGATTTCTCAACTTGAAGCCGGCTCTCTTCATGAGCTCACGGACGTTTCCGGGGAATTCCTCGGAATGGTATATGCAAACCCCAACAGCCTCATTGCTGCTCGGATTGTTTCCCGGAAAAAAGAGACCATTGATACGGATTTTTTTCGAAAACGAATCTCGGCTGCTTTGGAATTCAGGAAACCGATTGCATCGTTGCGGGATGCGTACAGGGTCGTCTTTGCGGAAAGCGATTTCCTGCCAGGCCTCATTGTGGATCGGTACGGACCGTTTCTGTCCGTGCAGAGCCTTACCGCTGGAATCGATGCGCTTCTCGACCAAATTGTGGAAGCACTGATCCATGTGCTTGCTCCGGAAGGCATCTTCCTTCGAAATGATTCCCCCATGCGCCTTCTGGAAGGATTATCCCAGGAGAAGAGACTCGCGTACGGGGACGTGCCTGAGACCACGATTATACATTCGGGTACGCTACGATTCGTCGTGGATATCCAAAACGGACAAAAGACCGGGTATTTCCTCGATCAGGAGGCGAACAGAACGCTCGTCAGCCAAAATACGTTTCCTGGAGCCAAGGTGCTCGACCTGTTCTCCTATACCGGAGCCTGGGGACTTCACGCTGCAGCAAACGGAGCTGAGACTGTAACGGCGGTGGACAATTCCAGACCTGCGCTCGATATAGCCTTAAAGACTGCTGAATTGAACGGTATGTCAGCGAAATTTCAAGCGGTACGGGAGCCCGTCATCGATTTTTTAAAGAAAACCTCCGAAACCTGGGACATGATCGTCCTGGACCCGCCCGCTTTTATCAAAGGAAAATCCCATTTAAAAGAGGGTCTTAAGGGATATATCGACGTGAACCGGCGCAGCCTGAACAAGCTCAATGCAGGCGGAATCCTGGTGACATGCTCGTGCTCGCATCACCTGGATCAACAATCTTTTGAGGATGCACTTCTCGCTGCTTCCCGGCAGAGCGGCAAGGAATTGCGCATTCTCAACGTTGCAGGACAAGGGCCGGATCACCCGTTTCTTCTGACAATGCCCGAAACGCGCTATTTGAAGGTCATCGTCGCCCGGGCTGTCTAA
- a CDS encoding ABC transporter permease — MAVFSGDFLSRLSKNKLGMIGLCVVALLFIVALFAPLIAPYAPDRIDTAHILAPPSKDHLLGTDVLGRDVFSRILYGSWVSLSVGFVAVGISTLVGMILGSVSGYYGGVVDRVIMRFVDVMLCFPSFFLILAVIAYIGPSIWNIMVVIGVTSWMGVTRLVRAEFLSIRERDFVQAAISQGASDFRIIFLHILPNAMAPVLVSATLGVAAAVLVESGLSFLGIGVQPPDPSWGNMLTEGKDNIEIAWWLSLFPGLAILVTVMGYNMLGEAIRDTLDPRLRLND, encoded by the coding sequence ATGGCAGTATTTTCCGGAGATTTTCTTTCACGTCTGTCCAAGAATAAACTGGGCATGATCGGTTTGTGCGTAGTGGCACTGCTCTTCATCGTGGCATTGTTTGCGCCTCTTATAGCGCCATATGCACCGGACCGCATAGACACTGCCCACATTTTGGCTCCGCCCAGCAAAGATCATCTCCTCGGGACTGATGTGCTCGGAAGAGATGTGTTTTCCCGCATCTTGTACGGTTCCTGGGTTTCTCTGAGCGTCGGATTTGTGGCAGTAGGAATCTCCACTTTGGTCGGGATGATTCTCGGTTCTGTCTCAGGATATTACGGAGGGGTGGTAGACCGGGTTATTATGCGCTTCGTTGACGTGATGTTGTGTTTTCCTTCCTTCTTCCTGATTCTTGCCGTCATCGCATACATCGGGCCCAGTATCTGGAACATAATGGTGGTGATTGGAGTGACGTCCTGGATGGGGGTCACTCGGCTCGTTCGTGCGGAATTCCTCAGTATCCGGGAACGCGATTTCGTGCAGGCTGCTATAAGTCAGGGAGCGAGCGATTTTCGGATCATTTTCCTGCACATTCTCCCCAATGCAATGGCCCCCGTGCTGGTCTCAGCTACCCTGGGCGTTGCTGCAGCGGTTCTCGTGGAATCGGGATTGTCGTTCCTGGGCATAGGAGTGCAGCCCCCTGACCCTTCCTGGGGAAATATGCTGACTGAGGGGAAAGACAACATAGAAATCGCATGGTGGCTCTCGTTATTTCCGGGCCTGGCCATACTCGTGACGGTTATGGGGTACAACATGCTCGGCGAGGCTATCCGGGACACCCTGGACCCAAGACTCCGTCTGAATGATTGA
- a CDS encoding ABC transporter permease, which translates to MISYIAKRLVLMIPVLLGITIISFGVMKMAPGDPTSLVTDLNPNMNEEAIKRIRAHYGLDQPWYVQYGKWLKNIVVLDFGRSFAPDSRPVIDKIAERIPITILINVLSLSVILIVAVPIGVMSAVKRNSLFDRFTTLFVFLGFATPSFWLALLLMILFGVQLNILPISGLRSLNYTELSSVGQVLDFSKHLILPVFVSAFSGLAGMSRYMRSNMLEVIRQDYITTARAKGLDERTVIFKHALRNALLPVITILGLSIPGLIGGSVIAETIFAIPGMGQLFYQSVMMRDYPSVMGILVIGAVLTLLGNLLADLMYSMADPRIRVSE; encoded by the coding sequence GTCTTGATGATTCCTGTTCTTTTGGGAATCACGATTATTTCATTCGGCGTAATGAAGATGGCACCCGGAGATCCGACCAGCCTCGTGACGGATCTCAATCCCAATATGAATGAAGAAGCCATCAAGCGGATACGAGCCCATTATGGACTTGACCAGCCCTGGTACGTGCAATACGGCAAATGGCTGAAGAATATCGTAGTGCTGGATTTCGGACGTTCCTTCGCTCCGGATAGCAGACCGGTGATCGATAAGATTGCCGAGCGTATCCCCATAACGATCCTGATAAACGTTCTTTCTCTGAGCGTCATTCTCATTGTTGCCGTTCCAATAGGGGTAATGTCTGCGGTAAAGCGGAACTCTCTTTTTGACAGATTTACCACGCTCTTCGTGTTTTTGGGATTTGCCACGCCAAGCTTTTGGCTTGCCTTGCTGCTTATGATCCTGTTTGGAGTCCAGCTAAATATACTGCCCATTTCCGGTTTGAGATCGCTGAATTATACAGAGCTGTCATCCGTAGGACAGGTACTCGATTTTTCAAAACACCTCATCCTTCCAGTATTTGTGTCTGCATTCAGCGGACTTGCGGGGATGAGCCGGTACATGCGATCCAATATGCTGGAAGTCATTCGGCAGGATTACATTACCACTGCGCGGGCCAAGGGACTTGATGAACGGACAGTCATTTTCAAGCATGCCCTAAGGAATGCGCTTCTGCCGGTGATTACTATTCTCGGATTATCAATCCCGGGTCTCATTGGAGGAAGTGTCATAGCCGAGACGATCTTTGCCATACCCGGAATGGGTCAGTTGTTCTATCAATCCGTTATGATGAGAGATTATCCAAGTGTAATGGGGATTCTCGTGATCGGAGCCGTTCTTACGCTCCTGGGGAACTTGCTCGCGGATCTTATGTACTCAATGGCAGACCCCAGAATACGGGTGAGCGAATAA